From one Azospirillum ramasamyi genomic stretch:
- a CDS encoding adenylate/guanylate cyclase domain-containing protein, producing the protein MPSLEKPLALLFVDIADSTMLYERIGNATAAALTQQVLAHLRQLVEEHSGRVIKSLGDGLLAAFPACDDSVRTACAMIDGQNRHGLRLRIGIHHGAVIEGVGDLYGDACNVAARVQQIARPGEILVTQALVDGLSPGLRDRTRPLNNVAMKGKTAPIRVHRVRDADDADDAIESTTLGFSLVTEAGDAMVTLHLSYRGQEIAMSRALPRVTIGREDSSGLRIASRQTSRQHAVIDFTRESFLLTDHSTNGTFIRSGGSPPLVLRRDSTKLVGSGLIGFGAEALDEGQDHVVAFRGELA; encoded by the coding sequence TTGCCCTCGCTTGAGAAGCCCCTCGCCCTGTTGTTCGTCGACATCGCGGACAGCACGATGCTGTACGAGCGCATCGGCAACGCCACCGCCGCGGCGCTGACGCAGCAGGTGCTGGCCCATCTGCGCCAACTGGTCGAGGAGCACAGCGGCAGGGTCATCAAGAGCCTGGGCGATGGGCTTCTGGCCGCCTTCCCGGCCTGCGACGACAGCGTCCGCACCGCCTGCGCGATGATCGACGGACAGAACCGGCATGGCCTGCGGCTGCGCATCGGCATCCATCACGGGGCGGTGATCGAAGGGGTGGGCGACCTGTACGGCGACGCCTGCAACGTCGCCGCACGGGTGCAGCAGATCGCCAGGCCCGGCGAGATCCTGGTGACCCAGGCATTGGTGGACGGCCTGTCGCCCGGCCTGCGCGACCGGACCAGACCGCTGAACAACGTCGCCATGAAGGGCAAGACGGCGCCGATCCGCGTCCACCGGGTCCGCGACGCCGACGATGCCGACGACGCGATCGAAAGCACCACGCTCGGCTTCTCCTTGGTGACGGAGGCCGGCGATGCCATGGTGACGCTGCATCTGTCCTATCGCGGACAGGAAATCGCGATGAGCCGCGCGTTGCCCCGCGTCACCATCGGGCGGGAGGACAGCAGCGGCCTGCGCATCGCCTCGCGCCAGACCTCGCGCCAGCATGCAGTGATCGACTTCACCCGCGAGAGCTTCCTGCTGACCGACCATTCCACCAACGGCACCTTCATCCGCAGCGGCGGATCGCCGCCGCTGGTGCTGCGCCGCGATTCGACCAAGCTGGTCGGCAGCGGCCTGATCGGCTTCGGGGCGGAGGCGCTGGACGAGGGCCAGGACCATGTCGTCGCCTTCCGGGGCGAACTGGCCTGA
- the nifB gene encoding nitrogenase cofactor biosynthesis protein NifB, whose amino-acid sequence MMSNVVSLDSIFGLGELAPPSTMPAAPEAASGCSSSSCGSSDGPADMDPAVWEKVKNHPCYSEEAHHYFARMHVAVAPACNIQCNYCNRKYDCSNESRPGVVSEKLTPDQAIKKILAVAQEIPQLSVIGIAGPGDSLAANGRNTFATFEMLQKKAPDLKLCLSTNGLALPGHVDSIAQYNIDHVTITINMVDPEVGARIYPWIFHKHRRWTGLDAAKILHEQQMLGLEMLTSRGILVKVNSVMIPGINDEHLLEVNKAVKSRGAFLHNIMPLISDPAHGTYFGLNGQRGPTAQELKVVQDACEGGAKLMRHCRQCRADAVGLLGEDRGEEFTADKIEAMGDIGYDDEARRSYREHVEAERAGRHASKAAAQADVRDSVGTMVDPILIAVATKGGERINEHFGHAKEFQIYEVGPNGAKFVGHRRVDQYCEGGSGDADTLDGVLAAINDCTAVFVARIGGCPSKSLTEAGIEPVDRFAFDYIEESALAYFKDYAERLSQGAVQSRAGQDAVIRTGALTARRA is encoded by the coding sequence ATGATGAGCAACGTGGTTTCGCTCGACAGCATCTTCGGGCTGGGGGAACTGGCCCCGCCCTCGACGATGCCGGCAGCGCCCGAGGCGGCGTCCGGCTGTTCGTCGTCGTCCTGCGGATCGTCGGACGGCCCCGCCGACATGGATCCGGCGGTGTGGGAGAAGGTGAAGAACCACCCCTGCTATTCCGAAGAGGCGCATCACTACTTCGCCCGCATGCATGTCGCAGTCGCCCCGGCCTGCAACATCCAGTGCAATTACTGCAACCGCAAATACGATTGCTCGAACGAGAGCCGGCCGGGCGTGGTCTCCGAAAAGCTGACCCCCGACCAGGCGATCAAGAAGATCCTCGCCGTCGCCCAGGAAATCCCGCAGTTGTCGGTGATCGGCATCGCCGGCCCCGGCGACAGTTTGGCGGCGAACGGCAGGAACACCTTCGCCACCTTCGAAATGCTGCAGAAGAAGGCGCCGGACCTGAAGCTCTGCCTGTCCACCAACGGCCTGGCCCTGCCCGGCCATGTGGACAGCATCGCGCAATACAACATCGACCACGTCACCATCACCATCAACATGGTCGATCCCGAGGTCGGCGCGCGGATTTACCCGTGGATCTTCCACAAGCACAGGCGCTGGACCGGCCTGGACGCCGCCAAGATCCTCCATGAACAGCAGATGCTGGGGTTGGAGATGCTGACCTCGCGCGGCATCCTGGTGAAGGTGAACTCCGTCATGATCCCGGGGATCAACGACGAACACCTGCTGGAGGTGAACAAGGCGGTGAAGAGCCGCGGCGCCTTCCTGCACAACATCATGCCGCTGATCTCCGACCCCGCCCACGGGACCTATTTCGGCCTGAACGGCCAGCGCGGCCCGACCGCGCAGGAGCTGAAGGTGGTGCAGGACGCCTGCGAGGGCGGCGCCAAGCTGATGCGCCACTGCCGCCAGTGCCGCGCCGATGCGGTCGGCCTGCTGGGCGAGGACCGCGGCGAGGAGTTCACCGCCGACAAGATCGAGGCGATGGGAGACATCGGCTATGACGACGAGGCCCGCCGCAGCTACCGCGAGCATGTCGAGGCCGAACGCGCCGGCCGCCATGCCTCCAAGGCCGCCGCGCAGGCCGATGTCCGGGACAGCGTCGGCACCATGGTCGACCCGATCCTGATCGCCGTCGCCACCAAGGGCGGCGAGCGCATCAACGAGCACTTCGGCCACGCCAAGGAATTCCAGATCTACGAGGTCGGCCCGAACGGCGCCAAGTTCGTCGGCCATCGCCGCGTCGACCAGTATTGCGAGGGCGGTTCCGGCGACGCCGACACGCTGGACGGCGTGCTGGCCGCCATCAACGACTGCACCGCAGTGTTCGTCGCCAGGATCGGCGGCTGCCCGTCCAAATCCCTGACCGAGGCCGGGATCGAGCCGGTCGACCGCTTCGCCTTCGACTACATCGAGGAATCGGCGCTGGCCTACTTCAAGGACTACGCCGAGCGGCTCAGCCAGGGCGCCGTCCAGTCCCGCGCCGGCCAGGACGCGGTGATCCGCACCGGGGCGCTGACCGCCCGCCGCGCCTGA
- a CDS encoding 4Fe-4S dicluster domain-containing protein: MAYKIKSAECTVCGACEAECPNIAISLKKGTYVIDPAKCTECQGQFDSPQCAAVCPADCCVPA; the protein is encoded by the coding sequence ATGGCCTACAAGATCAAGTCCGCCGAATGCACGGTCTGCGGCGCCTGCGAGGCCGAGTGCCCGAACATCGCCATCAGCCTGAAGAAGGGCACCTACGTCATCGACCCGGCCAAGTGCACCGAATGCCAGGGCCAGTTCGACAGCCCGCAATGCGCCGCCGTCTGCCCGGCCGACTGCTGCGTCCCGGCGTGA
- a CDS encoding 4Fe4S-binding leucine-rich repeat protein translates to MSDDILESLDWRGAPVDCTVCAHRDRRLDPGTAALPSGGKLDGRCLPLKACVQDRYAKRIQRFFEWNPDLSADHLDHPYFEVRANAARFAPIFQLPRLMSDPDETVRSVLARRLPRRLLLKLRDDPDREVRIAVASRLEDADLAPLMRDRDCSVRLRVVRRIPDGMLPAMMHDEDPEVRVEVARRLSMDWLPSLAWDDSPRVRLVVAQRLPPSKLHVLQQDTDWMVRLAVAGRIDAGQLGPLLDDPEEEVRAIARQRAAGFAAGLTIANDLPPL, encoded by the coding sequence ATGAGCGACGACATCCTGGAATCCCTGGATTGGCGCGGCGCGCCGGTGGACTGCACCGTCTGTGCCCACCGCGACCGCCGCCTCGACCCCGGAACCGCCGCCCTCCCCTCAGGCGGCAAGCTGGACGGCCGCTGCCTGCCGCTGAAAGCCTGCGTGCAGGACCGCTATGCCAAGCGCATCCAGCGCTTCTTCGAATGGAACCCGGATCTGTCCGCCGACCATCTCGACCATCCCTATTTCGAAGTGCGGGCGAACGCCGCGCGTTTCGCCCCGATCTTCCAGCTGCCCCGGCTGATGAGCGACCCGGACGAGACGGTGCGCTCGGTCCTGGCCCGCCGGCTGCCGCGCCGGCTGCTGCTGAAGCTGCGCGACGATCCCGACCGCGAGGTGCGGATCGCCGTCGCCTCCCGGCTGGAGGATGCCGACCTCGCCCCGCTGATGCGCGACCGCGACTGTTCGGTGCGGCTGCGCGTGGTGCGGCGGATCCCCGACGGCATGCTGCCGGCGATGATGCATGACGAGGACCCGGAGGTGCGGGTGGAGGTCGCCCGCCGCCTTTCGATGGACTGGCTGCCCAGCCTCGCCTGGGACGACAGCCCGCGGGTGCGGCTGGTGGTGGCGCAACGTCTGCCGCCGTCGAAGCTGCATGTCCTGCAGCAGGATACCGATTGGATGGTCCGCCTCGCCGTCGCCGGGCGGATCGACGCCGGGCAGCTCGGCCCTCTGCTCGACGACCCGGAGGAGGAGGTGCGCGCCATCGCCCGCCAGCGCGCCGCCGGCTTCGCCGCGGGCCTCACCATCGCCAACGACCTTCCGCCGCTGTAG
- a CDS encoding nitrogen fixation protein NifZ, protein MTETETETAAPYRRERARNAEDANELVGPPVLEQGFKVKALRDVRNDGTYPGRPVGDFLIREGDVGYVISIGTYLQMHYIYAVDFYEKRVVVGMRARELEVIDSHCNDPQ, encoded by the coding sequence ATGACTGAGACCGAAACCGAAACTGCCGCCCCGTATCGCCGCGAACGCGCCCGCAACGCCGAGGACGCCAACGAACTGGTCGGCCCGCCGGTGCTGGAACAGGGCTTCAAGGTCAAGGCCCTGCGCGACGTGCGCAACGACGGAACCTATCCCGGCCGGCCGGTCGGCGACTTCCTGATCCGCGAGGGCGATGTCGGCTACGTCATCTCCATCGGGACCTATCTGCAGATGCATTACATCTACGCCGTTGATTTCTATGAGAAACGGGTCGTCGTCGGCATGCGCGCGCGCGAGCTGGAGGTGATCGACTCCCATTGCAACGACCCCCAATGA
- a CDS encoding nitrogen fixation protein NifZ: protein MSDVEAAAKPGFIPPREPLYDWGLRVTVQEDLFNDGSHPQVPDGALLAPKGTPGVIVRVGRTEEGSLPVYLVEFPGGTVVGCLEEEIVPADGSRRGVPGVM from the coding sequence ATGTCCGACGTCGAAGCCGCCGCCAAGCCCGGTTTCATCCCGCCGCGCGAACCGCTGTACGACTGGGGCCTGCGGGTCACGGTGCAGGAGGATCTGTTCAACGACGGCAGCCATCCGCAGGTGCCGGACGGTGCGCTCCTGGCGCCGAAGGGCACGCCGGGCGTGATCGTCCGCGTCGGCCGCACCGAGGAGGGCAGCCTGCCGGTCTATCTGGTGGAGTTCCCCGGCGGCACCGTCGTCGGCTGCCTGGAGGAGGAGATCGTCCCGGCCGACGGGTCGCGGCGCGGCGTGCCCGGTGTGATGTGA
- a CDS encoding cysteine desulfurase family protein — MTIYLDNNATTALAAEVREAMLPYLFGEFANPSSPHSAGMAARRAVSEAKAQVAALIGAKPADLVMTGSAAEATHAAILGALRVIEETDHRRDHIVTTAVEHPATLALFGDLRQRGWRISILPVNRDGLPSLVDLAAVVTEETALVSMMWANNETGVLMPVEGASAIAHAHGALFHSDVVQAAGRVPVDCGIVDYLTLSAHKMHGPKGVGALYVRKGAPFHPLIHGHQERRRRGGTENVPGIVGFGAAASLASLWLDEADLTAFLRDRLEQGILARWPGTVVNGAGAARLPNTSNIRFADGCGHPVDAEELLMRLDRAGIAVSMGAACSSGGNEPSHVLTAMGLSGAQAAASLRFSLSRYTTAAEVDAVLAELPALHARLVAA; from the coding sequence ATGACCATTTACCTCGACAACAACGCCACCACCGCCCTGGCCGCCGAGGTGCGGGAAGCGATGCTCCCCTACCTGTTCGGGGAATTCGCCAACCCGTCCAGCCCCCATTCCGCCGGCATGGCCGCCCGCCGCGCGGTCAGCGAGGCCAAGGCGCAGGTCGCCGCCCTCATCGGCGCCAAGCCCGCCGATCTGGTGATGACCGGCAGCGCCGCCGAGGCGACCCACGCCGCGATCCTCGGCGCGCTCCGCGTCATCGAGGAGACCGACCACCGCCGCGACCACATCGTCACCACGGCGGTGGAGCATCCGGCGACGCTGGCCCTGTTCGGCGACCTGCGCCAGCGCGGCTGGCGCATCAGCATCCTTCCGGTGAACCGCGACGGCCTGCCCTCGCTGGTCGATCTCGCCGCCGTGGTGACGGAGGAGACGGCGCTGGTCTCCATGATGTGGGCCAACAACGAGACCGGCGTGCTGATGCCGGTGGAAGGCGCGTCGGCCATCGCCCACGCCCATGGCGCACTGTTCCACAGCGACGTGGTACAGGCCGCCGGCCGGGTGCCGGTCGATTGCGGCATCGTCGACTACCTCACGCTGTCCGCCCACAAGATGCACGGGCCGAAGGGTGTCGGCGCGCTCTATGTCCGCAAGGGCGCGCCCTTCCACCCGCTGATTCACGGCCATCAGGAACGCCGCCGCCGAGGCGGGACGGAGAATGTGCCGGGGATCGTCGGCTTCGGCGCCGCCGCCTCGCTGGCGTCGCTGTGGCTCGATGAGGCGGACCTGACCGCCTTCCTGCGCGACCGGCTGGAACAGGGCATCCTCGCGCGCTGGCCGGGCACCGTCGTGAACGGCGCCGGCGCCGCCCGGCTGCCCAACACCAGCAACATCCGCTTCGCCGACGGCTGCGGCCATCCGGTGGATGCCGAAGAGTTGCTGATGCGGCTCGACCGCGCCGGCATCGCCGTGTCGATGGGGGCCGCCTGCTCCTCCGGCGGCAACGAACCGAGCCATGTGCTGACCGCCATGGGATTGAGCGGCGCCCAGGCCGCCGCCAGCCTGCGCTTCTCGCTCAGCCGCTACACCACGGCGGCCGAAGTGGACGCGGTCCTGGCGGAACTGCCGGCGCTGCATGCCAGGTTGGTCGCCGCGTAA
- the nifT gene encoding putative nitrogen fixation protein NifT, producing the protein MKVMIRKASEQYTIYVAKKDLEEPIVEMEKPGLWGGWIKVANGWTLDLPEMPADTRLPITVEAKKRGTE; encoded by the coding sequence ATGAAGGTGATGATCCGTAAGGCGTCGGAGCAGTACACGATCTACGTCGCCAAGAAGGACTTGGAGGAACCCATCGTCGAGATGGAGAAGCCGGGCCTGTGGGGCGGCTGGATCAAGGTCGCCAACGGCTGGACGCTCGACCTGCCGGAAATGCCGGCGGACACCCGCCTGCCGATCACCGTCGAAGCCAAGAAACGCGGAACGGAGTGA
- a CDS encoding DegT/DnrJ/EryC1/StrS family aminotransferase, which yields MSEAAAALPHPSAADDDEVDDYIPLSDPDISGAEVEMLGRLLSSGGMSDGRMVRAFEDAFAAYVGRDHAVAVSSGTMATLLMLKGYGIGEGDEVLCSPFGWHQAQHAVALSGATPVLVDIDYWQHTINPAKAAALVTPKTKAILAANVNGHPAHWDELRALADAKGLTLLEDSTEAIGSTYKGRLVGTFGDAAVFDFSEPAILLAGQGGMIVTDDRDLAHRLRYMRRRETEHRNTVVITRTLPWQAGMSDLNAALALVQLKRLPEILTRRNLVIAFYDAAMASFEGIKPPYRGPGAEVVNPMVYCVHLGTRFTASGRRSIIEDLDTHDIDASDYGQPLHTQQYYIEALGEERAGRGACPVCTKTADRVLALPLHRKITRDQVAFIVETLKDASVNTGAGAAIYL from the coding sequence ATGAGCGAGGCCGCCGCAGCCCTTCCCCATCCCTCCGCCGCCGATGACGACGAGGTTGACGACTACATCCCGCTGTCGGACCCGGACATCTCCGGTGCCGAGGTCGAAATGCTCGGCCGCCTGCTGTCGTCCGGGGGCATGAGCGACGGGCGGATGGTGCGGGCGTTCGAGGACGCCTTCGCCGCCTATGTCGGCCGCGACCATGCGGTGGCGGTGTCGAGCGGCACCATGGCCACGCTGCTGATGCTGAAGGGCTATGGCATCGGCGAGGGGGACGAGGTGCTGTGCAGCCCCTTCGGCTGGCATCAGGCGCAGCATGCGGTGGCGCTGTCCGGCGCCACGCCGGTGCTGGTCGACATCGACTATTGGCAGCACACCATCAACCCGGCGAAGGCGGCGGCCCTGGTCACGCCGAAGACGAAGGCGATCCTGGCCGCCAACGTCAACGGCCACCCCGCCCATTGGGACGAGCTGCGCGCGCTGGCCGATGCCAAGGGCCTGACCCTGCTGGAGGATTCCACCGAGGCCATCGGCTCCACCTACAAGGGGCGGCTGGTCGGCACCTTCGGCGACGCCGCGGTCTTCGACTTCTCCGAGCCCGCCATCCTCCTGGCCGGCCAGGGCGGCATGATCGTCACCGACGACCGCGACCTCGCCCACCGGCTGCGCTACATGCGCCGGCGCGAGACGGAGCACCGCAACACGGTGGTCATCACCCGTACCCTGCCCTGGCAGGCGGGGATGAGCGACCTGAACGCCGCGCTGGCCCTGGTGCAGTTGAAGCGCCTGCCGGAAATCCTCACCCGCCGCAATCTGGTGATCGCCTTCTACGACGCGGCGATGGCGAGCTTCGAGGGGATCAAGCCGCCCTATCGCGGGCCGGGGGCCGAGGTGGTCAACCCGATGGTCTATTGCGTCCATCTCGGCACCCGCTTCACCGCGTCGGGGCGCCGGTCGATCATCGAGGATCTGGATACCCACGACATCGACGCCAGCGACTACGGCCAGCCCCTGCACACCCAGCAATACTACATCGAGGCGCTGGGCGAGGAGCGCGCCGGCCGCGGCGCCTGCCCGGTCTGCACCAAGACGGCCGACCGCGTGCTGGCCCTGCCGCTGCACCGCAAGATCACCCGGGATCAGGTCGCCTTCATCGTGGAAACGCTGAAGGACGCCAGCGTCAACACCGGTGCCGGCGCCGCGATCTATCTGTGA
- a CDS encoding SIR2 family protein — protein sequence MTVTTLATDPESVTVPDAAAALADIAAALTAKQVVPYLGPGAFAMLPPDQCPIPRNSAELVQRLNAKVAAPGRIRSNLTAVAQFIETRKHRKTLESILNGIFRQSVPATPVHALLAAIPAPPLLVDVWYDNVLDSLLCAAADRKWGQIQGVSHPQSTGEWVRCYAPDGAETTAETAAGWDTVLYKPSGAVTPAGNYLISDSDYVEILTEIDIQTPIPAVVKERRAGRHFLFLGCRFDHEIQRTFARQIAKRSSDCHWAVISGELSKNEARFLALHGIKRIDITLEEAVEGLRARM from the coding sequence ATGACCGTCACCACGCTTGCTACCGATCCTGAGTCCGTCACGGTGCCGGATGCCGCGGCGGCGCTGGCCGACATCGCCGCCGCCCTGACGGCGAAGCAGGTGGTGCCCTATCTCGGCCCAGGCGCCTTCGCCATGCTGCCGCCCGACCAGTGCCCGATCCCGCGCAATTCGGCGGAGCTGGTGCAGCGCCTGAACGCCAAGGTCGCCGCCCCCGGCCGCATCCGCTCCAACCTGACCGCCGTCGCCCAGTTCATCGAGACGCGCAAGCACCGCAAGACGCTGGAGAGCATCCTCAACGGGATTTTCCGCCAGAGCGTGCCTGCCACCCCGGTCCATGCCCTGCTGGCGGCGATCCCGGCCCCGCCGCTGCTGGTCGACGTCTGGTACGACAACGTTCTCGACAGCCTGCTGTGCGCCGCGGCCGACCGGAAATGGGGCCAGATTCAAGGCGTGTCGCACCCGCAATCGACCGGCGAATGGGTGCGCTGCTACGCCCCCGACGGCGCCGAGACGACGGCGGAGACCGCGGCCGGCTGGGACACCGTGCTCTACAAGCCGTCGGGCGCGGTGACGCCGGCCGGCAACTACCTGATCTCCGACAGCGACTATGTCGAGATCCTCACGGAGATCGACATCCAGACCCCGATCCCCGCCGTCGTGAAGGAGCGCCGTGCCGGCCGCCATTTCCTGTTCCTGGGCTGCCGCTTCGATCACGAGATCCAGCGCACCTTCGCCCGCCAGATCGCCAAGCGCTCCTCCGACTGCCATTGGGCGGTGATCTCCGGCGAGCTGTCGAAGAACGAGGCGCGCTTCCTGGCGCTGCACGGGATCAAGCGGATCGACATCACGCTGGAGGAAGCGGTCGAGGGATTGCGGGCGCGGATGTGA
- a CDS encoding lipid A deacylase LpxR family protein: MLTKSGPTLAAAFATLLLAASAATAQETTPLPVDAPATSGPVIGFWIDNDLFGGGTDRYYSNGFQFYYFSGARPPYGNIDLLANLVPWIEPGGVRRYGFAFGQNIYTPSNLTARNPDPTDRPYAGWLYGRFSVLNEAPTAVDRIDLDLGMVGPASLAEQTQKAVHRIVTGATYPEGWNYQLRDEPGVVLSYEHVWRSVKPNTLGPLEWDFSPHVAGSLGNVLTFAALGSTVRLGGNMPPPVGALVTRPTSSIPYQDSPYSQRQGRFSWYVYASAEGRAVARNIFLDGNTFRDSRSVDKHPFVGSVQAGLTLRYDRFGLTYAQTLQTPEFRGQKSLTNYGSLRLSVQF; encoded by the coding sequence ATGCTGACGAAGAGCGGCCCCACCTTGGCCGCGGCATTTGCAACCCTGCTGCTGGCGGCGTCGGCGGCGACCGCACAGGAAACCACCCCGCTGCCGGTCGATGCGCCCGCCACCTCCGGCCCGGTCATCGGCTTCTGGATCGACAACGACCTGTTCGGCGGCGGGACCGACCGCTACTACTCGAACGGTTTCCAGTTCTATTACTTCTCGGGCGCGCGGCCGCCCTACGGCAACATCGACCTGCTGGCGAATCTCGTGCCCTGGATCGAACCGGGCGGGGTGCGGCGCTACGGCTTCGCCTTCGGCCAGAACATCTATACACCCAGCAACCTCACCGCCCGCAATCCCGACCCCACCGACCGGCCCTATGCCGGCTGGCTCTATGGCCGATTTTCGGTGCTGAACGAGGCTCCGACGGCGGTGGACCGCATCGACCTCGACCTCGGCATGGTCGGGCCGGCCTCGCTGGCTGAACAGACGCAGAAGGCGGTCCACAGGATCGTCACCGGCGCCACCTACCCGGAGGGCTGGAACTACCAGCTGCGCGACGAGCCCGGCGTGGTGCTGAGCTATGAGCATGTCTGGCGAAGCGTGAAGCCGAACACGCTGGGGCCGCTGGAATGGGATTTCAGCCCCCATGTCGCCGGCAGCCTGGGCAATGTGCTGACATTCGCCGCTCTGGGAAGCACGGTCCGGCTTGGCGGAAACATGCCGCCGCCGGTGGGCGCCCTGGTGACCCGCCCGACATCCAGCATCCCCTACCAGGACTCCCCCTATTCGCAGCGGCAGGGGCGCTTCTCCTGGTATGTCTACGCCAGCGCCGAGGGGCGTGCGGTGGCGCGGAACATCTTCCTGGACGGCAACACGTTCCGGGATAGCCGATCGGTCGACAAGCACCCCTTCGTCGGCAGCGTGCAGGCCGGGCTCACTCTGCGCTACGACCGCTTCGGCCTGACCTATGCCCAGACCCTGCAGACGCCGGAGTTCCGCGGGCAGAAATCGCTGACCAATTACGGCTCGCTCCGGCTGTCGGTGCAGTTCTGA
- a CDS encoding septation protein A, whose translation MNQFTRLAIEAGPLAAFFIANSQAGIMAGTAVFMVAITIAVAVSWRLERRIPVMPVVGAGFVLLFGGLTLWLQDDLFIKIKPTLVNLLFASVLFVAHVMRRNVMKRLLGTVLNLSDEGWRTLSIRWAWFFLVLAVLNEIVWRNFSTDMWVNFKVFGIMPLTLVFSAFQAPLIMRHQLPDEPAESGPAA comes from the coding sequence ATGAACCAGTTCACACGCTTGGCGATCGAGGCCGGTCCGCTCGCCGCCTTCTTCATCGCCAATTCCCAGGCCGGCATCATGGCCGGCACCGCGGTCTTCATGGTCGCCATCACCATCGCGGTCGCGGTGTCGTGGCGGCTGGAACGCCGCATCCCGGTGATGCCGGTGGTCGGCGCGGGATTCGTGCTGCTGTTCGGCGGCCTGACCCTGTGGCTGCAGGATGACCTGTTCATCAAGATCAAGCCGACGCTGGTCAACCTGCTGTTCGCCTCGGTGCTGTTCGTCGCCCATGTGATGCGGCGCAACGTGATGAAGCGGCTGCTGGGCACCGTGCTGAACCTGTCGGACGAGGGATGGCGCACGCTGAGCATCCGCTGGGCCTGGTTCTTCCTGGTCCTGGCCGTGTTGAACGAGATCGTGTGGCGGAACTTCTCCACCGACATGTGGGTAAACTTCAAGGTGTTCGGCATCATGCCGCTGACCCTGGTCTTCAGCGCGTTCCAGGCGCCGCTGATCATGCGCCACCAACTGCCGGACGAGCCGGCGGAAAGCGGGCCCGCCGCCTGA